The sequence GGGAGCTCGGGGTGGGCCCTGGGGGCGAAGGCCACCTCCCCCCCTTCCTCGGGGAGCTTTCTCGTGCCGTCAATGACGAGCTTCCCCCCGAAGGCGAAGGCCCGAGAGCTATGGTCCAGGACGTCCACGGGGCCCCGGAGGAGGAGGGTGTCCCGCCCCGGGAGGGCGTGGCGAAGGGCCTCCAGGAGGGCGGGAAAGCCCGGCTTTAAGGGCACGTCCTCGTCCACGGCCACGATGACCTTGGCAAACATCATCTGCCCGAGGCCCAGCATCCCGTAGGCCACCTTGTAGGCCTGCCCCGGGTACTCCTTGCGCAAGGCCACGTTCACCCAGTTGTGGGCCACCCCCTCGGGGGGTAGGTGGTAGTCCACCACCTCGGGGAGGACGAGGCGGAGGGCGGGGAGAAAGAGCCTTTCGCTGGCCTCAATGAGGTAGGCGTCCTCCATGGGGGGGACCCCCACGAGGGTGGCCGGGTAAAGGGCCCCTCGGCGGTGGGTGAGGGCGGTGACGTGGAAGCGGGGGTAGAAGTCCACGGGGGTGTAGAAGCCCGTGTGGTCGCCAAAAGGCCCCTCCTCCACCAGGGGCTCCTCGGGGTCAATGTAGCCCTCGAGGACGAACTCCGCCTCGGCAGGCACGGGAAGGTCCACCGTGACGCCCCGGGCGAGCTCTATAGGGGCTCCCCGGAGGAAGCCTGCCAGGTGGAACTCGCTCACCCCCGGCAAAGGGGGCAGGGGGGCCGTGGCGGCGTAGGTGAGGACCGGGTCCCCCCCCAAGGCCACGGCCACCTCCAGCCTCCTGCCCAGCTTTTTGGCCTTCTCCAGGTGGCGGCGGCCCACCTTGTGGAGCTGCCAGTGCATGGCGGTGCTCCTTTGGTCCAGGACCTGCATGCGGTACATGCCGAGGTTGAGGTCCCCGGTCTCCGGGTCCTTGGTGATGACCAGGGGCAGGGTGAGGAAGGGCCCCCCGTCCAGGGGCCAGCTCTTGAGGACGGGAAGGCGCCCTAGGTCCACCGCCTCTCCCTGCCACACCACCTCCTGCACCGGGGCCCGCCTCACGCGCCTGGGGAAGAAGCCCCGGAGGAGGGGGAGCTTGGGGAGAAGCCCCATGAGGGCGGAAAGCCCTCCCCGGCCGGGGCTTAGGGCGAGGAGGGCCTCCACCTTTCTCGCCAGGGCGTCCAGGTCCTCCACGCCCAGGGCAAAGGCCGTGCGCTCCCTCGTGCCGAAGAGGCCGATGGCTACAGGAAAGTCCTTCCCCAAAACCCGCTCAAAGAGGAGGGCAGGACCCCCCCTTTTCACCATGCGGTCTGCGATCTCGGCGATCTCCAGCTCGGCGCTCACGGGCACCCTTACCCGCCTGAGCTCCCCTCGCCGTTCCAGGGCCTCGAGGTAAGCCCGAAGGTTCCGAAACACCCCTAAGCTTACCCGCTAGAGCTCCAGGGCCATGTGCTCCAGGCGGAAGTCCTCCGGGGTGCCCTGGACCAAAACGGCCTCGAGGCGCACCGGCAGGTCGTCCCGCCCCAGGAGGAAGCGGGCGCTTTGGAGGAGCCTCCTCACCTTCCCGGGGGTGAGGGCCTCGAGGGGCGTACCGAAGCGGCTGGAGGCCCTCTGCTTCACCTCCACCACCACGTAGACCCCGTCCTTCTCCAGAAAGAGGTCCACCTCGCCGAAAGGGGTACGGCGGTTTTTCCCAAGGAGGCGGTAGCCCTGGCCCAGAAGGTAGCGCAGGGCTGCCGCCTCGGCCCACCGACCCCGGGACATCCGTACCTTCCCCTCCTCCGTAGCATAAGGCGGGTATGCGCCTTGGGGTGGTGGTCTTCCTCCTCCTCCTGGGCCCCTTGCGGCTGGAGGCCTACTACGGCCCCTTCCTCCACCCCCACGCGAAGCATCCCGCCTCCCCGGAAGGCCACTGCTCCCTCTGCCTGCCCCTGACCCTGCCCACGGGGCACCCGCCCCTGGAACGGCCCCGGCGGGCCCCCTCCCGGCCCGCCCGGAACCGGCCCCGCCCGGGAAGGCCAGGCCTTCAGGCCCTCCGGGCCCGCGCCCCGCCCGCTTCCGGGGCGCAGGCAGGCGGCTTCGGCTTCTTAGGCTTCTTAGGCTTCGGAACACTCCTCAAGGAGGTCACACGTGCGGCGCATCTTTTGGATGCTTTTGACCCTGGGCGCCCTGGTTTGGGCGCAAGGCACCCCGTCGGCGCACACCCATGGCCCCTCGGAAGGCCCTCTAAAGGCCCAGGGGCTTTGGGTGCGCTACGTGGGCGGCAACACGGCCGCCCTCTTCGGCACCTTCTTCAACCCTGGTCCCGCCCCCATCCGGATCCTGGGCTTCCGCTCCCCTGTGGCGGCCAAATCCGAGCTTCACCAGACCCGCATGGACCCGAACACAGGGGTGGCCCGGATGGAACCCGTGGAGGGCTACCTCCTTGCACCCGGGGCCAGGCTGGAGCTCCGGCCCGGGGGGTACCACGGCATGCTCATGGGCCTAAAAAGGCCCCTCAAACTGGGGGAAGTGATCCAGGTGGAGGTTCTCCTGGAAGGAGGCAAGGTCCTCCCCCTCCAGGTACCGGTCCGACTGGACCCCCCGAACCCTGATGGGGGCTCCTAGGACGCGATCCCGGTCAGTTTCTTTGTTCTGATCCGCCCCCCGAAGGCACCGTTAGGGGCTTGAGGGGGGCGGCCCCTTTTGGGTCCCCCATGAAGGATGCCCACAGGCTTTTAGTTCCTGCACTCCTAGGCTCCAAAAACCTCACGAGGACTTTCTACCGGAGCCCGCATGGGGTGGTATGGGGAAGTCATGGGGTCCACTCCTGGAAAAGGGCCCCGTCCAGGTAGAGGCGGAAGCGGGCCTCCCCCTGGACCTGGTAAGCGCCCTCCAACCGCAGGCCCTCCCGCCCCTCGCCCTCGTACACCACCTGCTCCCCCCGCTCGTCCAAGAGCACCAGGCGCACCTGATGCCCCGCAGCCTCCGGCGGAAGGTTCAGGGAGAGGTTCACGGTGCGCTCCGGGGGCGGGGGGAAGGCGGGGGGCAGGAGCACCTCCCCCCGCACCGCCACCCTCAGGCGCACCCCACCCCCTGGGGGCACGGGGGTGCCCGGGGCGGGGTCCTGCGCCAGAACCGTGCCTGGAGGGGCCCCGGAGGGCACCTCCTCCACCCGGGCCTGGAGCCCGGCGGCGTTCAGGAGGAAGAGGGCCTCTTCCCGGGAAAGGCCCGTGAACTGGGGCAAGGGCACCGCGGGCCCTCCCCCTTGCCCCAGGGAGAGGAGGAGGCGCACCCCCCCTCCCGGCGGCATGGGGGTGCCCGGCGGCGGGTCGGTGCCCAGGACCACCCCCAAAGCCCCGGGGCCCTCCACCTGGGCCTTGCCCTCCACGCGGAAACCGAGCTCCAGAAGCCTGGCCTCCGCCGCCGCCTCCTCGAGGCCCTGGAGGTTGGGCAGGGGGTTGAGCCGGGCCTGGTTGAGGACGAGGCGGACGGTGCGGCCCTCCCTGAGCCGGGTGCCGGGAGGCGGCTCCTGGGCCAGGACCACCTCCTTGGGCTTGGTAGGGTCGTTCCCCTCGGCCACCTCTAGGTTCAGGCCCGTGTCCTTCAGAAGGAGGAAGGCCTCCCGGGCCGTTTTGCCCACCAGGTCAGGGACGGCGTACTCCGGTGGGTTGAAGTAGCGGTAGAGCCCCTGGGAGAAAAGCCAGAGGCCCAGGAGGGCGAGGAGGAGGCCAGGGGCGACCCCCAGGAGGAAGCCAGGGCGGCCAACCCGGGCCCCAGGAGAGCCCTGGAGGGGCCAGGGGGAGAGGTAGGCCACCCCGTCCTCGGCCATGGCCAGGTGCTCCCCCCCGAAGCCCAGGGGGGCTAGGGCCGCCAGGGCCTCCTTGGGCGGGGGCCTGCGGGCCAGGGGCCTCTCCGGGAAGAAGACGTAGTGGCGCCCGGGCTTGGCGGAGATCTGGGCCTCCACGAGCCCCAGCTCCTGCAGGCGGCGGACCGCGGCCCGGTAGCGGTAGAAGCGCTCCTTCTCCTCCGGGGTCCTCACCTCAAAGAAGAAGACCCACCCCCCCTCCACCCGGTAGAGGGTCACCCCCTCCTGCGCCTTCAGGGTCTCCAGCACCGGGTAGCGGTCATCCAGGAGCATGCGCCGCCGATTATACCCTGTCCCCGGGGGCCCTTATACTCAGGGTGGTATGTGGGATGTCCTCGTGGTGGGCGGGGGCCCTTCGGGGCTTGCCGCCGCCCTCTTCCTGGCCCGGGCGGGCCTGCGGGTCCTGGTCTTGGACGGGGGCCGCTCCCAGGTCCTGCAGGTGAGCCGGGTGCCCAACTACCCAGGACTGTTGGACGAACCCTCCGGGGAAGCCCTTCTGGAGCGCCTACGGGAGCACGCCCGGCGCTACGGGGCGGAGGTCCGCCCCGGGGTGGTGAAGGGGGTGCGGGACATGGGCGGGGTCTTTGAAGTGGAGACGGAAAGGGGGGTGGAGGAGGCGGAAAGGCTCCTCCTCTGCACCCACAAGGACCCCACCCTTCCCTCCCTCCTGGGCCTCGCGCGGCGGGGCACCTTCATAGACACCGATGAGGGGGGGCGCACCAGCTACCCCCGGGTCTACGCCGCCGGGGTGGCCCGAGGGAAGGTGCCGGGCCACGCCATCGTGAGCGCGGGGGACGGGGCCTACGTGGCCGTGCACCTCGTCTCCGACCTTCGGGGCGAGCCCTACAAGGACCACGCCCAGTAGCTTCCCGCCCAAGGTTTGACGGGGGCCCCCATGCGAGTTTGCGCCCGCATGGGTGGCCCTACACGGGCCGCCCCGCCATCATGAAGCTCGCCGTTATCCCCCCGTCTACGGGGAGGACGGCCCCGGTGATGAAGCTGGCCTTGTCCGAGGCCAGGAAGACCACCGCTTCCGCCACCTCCTCCGGCCGTCCCAGGCGCCTTAGGGCGTGGAGGTCTTCCCAGTCCTGGCGGGTCTTTTCGGGGTCCTCGGAAAGCAAAATGGCCTCCAAGACCGCCTCGGTGGCGATGGCCCCCGGGGCCACGGCGTTCACCCGGATCCCCAAGGGGGCGAGGTCCAGGGCCAGGGACCGGGTGAGGTTCACAAGACCCCCCTTGGAGGCGTTATAGGCAGCGTTCTCCTGCTCGGCGAAGAGCCCCTGGACGCTGGCCACGTTCACGATGGCCCCTCCCCCCACCCGCTGCATCCTCCGGGCGGCGAGGGCGGAGAGGTGCATGGGGGCGGTGAGGTTCACCTCCAGCACCCTCCGCCACTCGGGAAGGGGCACGGTGAGGGCGGAGCCGGGGAAGGAGGTGGCGGCGT is a genomic window of Thermus islandicus DSM 21543 containing:
- a CDS encoding menaquinone biosynthesis decarboxylase gives rise to the protein MFRNLRAYLEALERRGELRRVRVPVSAELEIAEIADRMVKRGGPALLFERVLGKDFPVAIGLFGTRERTAFALGVEDLDALARKVEALLALSPGRGGLSALMGLLPKLPLLRGFFPRRVRRAPVQEVVWQGEAVDLGRLPVLKSWPLDGGPFLTLPLVITKDPETGDLNLGMYRMQVLDQRSTAMHWQLHKVGRRHLEKAKKLGRRLEVAVALGGDPVLTYAATAPLPPLPGVSEFHLAGFLRGAPIELARGVTVDLPVPAEAEFVLEGYIDPEEPLVEEGPFGDHTGFYTPVDFYPRFHVTALTHRRGALYPATLVGVPPMEDAYLIEASERLFLPALRLVLPEVVDYHLPPEGVAHNWVNVALRKEYPGQAYKVAYGMLGLGQMMFAKVIVAVDEDVPLKPGFPALLEALRHALPGRDTLLLRGPVDVLDHSSRAFAFGGKLVIDGTRKLPEEGGEVAFAPRAHPELPQDPEVVAQRQWPGLWGAVLEKRRPHQAWEVAKRLLEAPQSAGIRLLLLADQDTALTPEELLWYVLNNIDPERDARVMPGVEGPVLVLDGTRKLPEEGFHRVWPERIRMDPRVKALVEARWEEYGL
- a CDS encoding YraN family protein gives rise to the protein MSRGRWAEAAALRYLLGQGYRLLGKNRRTPFGEVDLFLEKDGVYVVVEVKQRASSRFGTPLEALTPGKVRRLLQSARFLLGRDDLPVRLEAVLVQGTPEDFRLEHMALEL
- a CDS encoding copper chaperone PCu(A)C translates to MRRIFWMLLTLGALVWAQGTPSAHTHGPSEGPLKAQGLWVRYVGGNTAALFGTFFNPGPAPIRILGFRSPVAAKSELHQTRMDPNTGVARMEPVEGYLLAPGARLELRPGGYHGMLMGLKRPLKLGEVIQVEVLLEGGKVLPLQVPVRLDPPNPDGGS
- a CDS encoding PASTA domain-containing protein, with the translated sequence MLLDDRYPVLETLKAQEGVTLYRVEGGWVFFFEVRTPEEKERFYRYRAAVRRLQELGLVEAQISAKPGRHYVFFPERPLARRPPPKEALAALAPLGFGGEHLAMAEDGVAYLSPWPLQGSPGARVGRPGFLLGVAPGLLLALLGLWLFSQGLYRYFNPPEYAVPDLVGKTAREAFLLLKDTGLNLEVAEGNDPTKPKEVVLAQEPPPGTRLREGRTVRLVLNQARLNPLPNLQGLEEAAAEARLLELGFRVEGKAQVEGPGALGVVLGTDPPPGTPMPPGGGVRLLLSLGQGGGPAVPLPQFTGLSREEALFLLNAAGLQARVEEVPSGAPPGTVLAQDPAPGTPVPPGGGVRLRVAVRGEVLLPPAFPPPPERTVNLSLNLPPEAAGHQVRLVLLDERGEQVVYEGEGREGLRLEGAYQVQGEARFRLYLDGALFQEWTP
- a CDS encoding FAD-dependent oxidoreductase codes for the protein MWDVLVVGGGPSGLAAALFLARAGLRVLVLDGGRSQVLQVSRVPNYPGLLDEPSGEALLERLREHARRYGAEVRPGVVKGVRDMGGVFEVETERGVEEAERLLLCTHKDPTLPSLLGLARRGTFIDTDEGGRTSYPRVYAAGVARGKVPGHAIVSAGDGAYVAVHLVSDLRGEPYKDHAQ
- a CDS encoding SDR family NAD(P)-dependent oxidoreductase, which encodes MGLLEGKGVLVTGAARGIGRAIALAFAREGAMVALCDVRPEGLEVAEAVGGFFVQADLAEERDRERFVEEASRALGRVDVLVNNAATSFPGSALTVPLPEWRRVLEVNLTAPMHLSALAARRMQRVGGGAIVNVASVQGLFAEQENAAYNASKGGLVNLTRSLALDLAPLGIRVNAVAPGAIATEAVLEAILLSEDPEKTRQDWEDLHALRRLGRPEEVAEAVVFLASDKASFITGAVLPVDGGITASFMMAGRPV